A genome region from Drosophila simulans strain w501 chromosome 2R, Prin_Dsim_3.1, whole genome shotgun sequence includes the following:
- the LOC123327069 gene encoding uncharacterized protein LOC123327069, translated as MSVDDRSAYIKRKQLCLNCFATGHQLRECKSTHNCFTCRGRHHTLLHRNNLCTSNSSPSNPARPISANQANFVPNEQAGVQNYFATGSRAILLGTAIINNSHLGTNFKARALIDSGSEAAFITERLFNLIRLSFQVVQAQVLGLNQTVAAQSKKLCSFTIRSPTRPALQLETTAYVLLQLAGNLPSYPIPQNFLRDLPDFPLADPKFY; from the coding sequence atgtcggttgacgaccggtcagcctacattaaacggaagcagttATGCTTAAACTGCTTCGCAACGGGACATCAGCTTCGTGAGTGCAAAAGCactcacaattgttttacttgccgtggccggcatcacacgttgttgcaccgaaacaacctctgtaccagcaattcaagcccttcaaatcctgcaaggccaatttccgctaatcaggccaatttcgttccaaatgagcaagccggtgttcaaaattatttcgccacgggctcaagagctatccttcttggcactgccatAATCAATAACTCCCATCTTGGCACTAACTTTAAGGCACGCGCCCTGATCGACTCCGGATCAGAAGCGGCATTCATAACCGAGCGACTcttcaatctaattagattgtcattccaggtggttcaagcccaagtcttgggcttaaaccaaacagtagctgctcagtccaagaagctctgcagtttcaccaTCCGATCTCCGACTAGGCCCGCGTTGCAGTTGGAGACGACGGCCTATGTCCTCCTTCAACTAGCAggaaatctgccttcctacccaattccgcaaaatttccttcgggatcttcccgattttccactggcggatccaaaattctat